A portion of the Manihot esculenta cultivar AM560-2 chromosome 2, M.esculenta_v8, whole genome shotgun sequence genome contains these proteins:
- the LOC110609044 gene encoding protein POLLENLESS 3-LIKE 2, translating to MLQDMWNAPPGFRPTKSAPTSPAKPLGVSRTRSESFHAIHKVPVGDTPYVRAKNVQLVDKDPEKAIPLFWAAINAGDRVDSALKDMAIVMKQQNRAEEAIEAIKSLRSRCSDQAQESLDNILLDLYKRCGRLDDQIALLKHKLYLIQQGLAFNGKRTKTARSQGKKFQVSVEQEATRLLGNLGWALMQQNNYVEAEDAYRRALSIATDNNKMCNLGICLMKQGRIAEAKETLRLVKPAVADGPRGVDSHLKAYERAQQMLKDLESEMMNKGGDRVEQSRLFDAFLGSSSIWQPQPCKDHSNLSTTNASKLHDDFADENIDSNIVAYQTVLSQQKSIKQFATFGNSLNVDAPPFYSWKMAKEPTGNQLHETLKRTRSGNSANSSRGNEMGVLNKPPVEPDNSENKSRRLSDETEGLSDETEGRLSELLPGNEDFEEAILAAVLGPTNEAGKPVETGITSIFQATTEKRLEVFRDITLSLSPRA from the exons ATGCTGCAAGATATGTGGAATGCTCCTCCTGGTTTTAGACCCACGAAATCCGCTCCCACTTCACCAGCCAAGCCTCTTGGGGTTTCCAGAACACGCTCTGAGTCCTTTCACGCCATCCATAAAGTCCCTGTGGGTGACACTCCTTATGTGAGAGCAAAAAATGTTCAA TTGGTAGATAAAGATCCAGAGAAGGCCATTCCTCTGTTTTGGGCAGCCATAAATGCTGGGGATAGAGTGGATAGTGCTTTGAAAGATATGGCCATTGTCATGAAGCAACAGAATCGGGCTGAGGAAGCCATTGAAGCCATCAAGTCATTGAGGAGCCGTTGTTCAGATCAAGCCCAAGAGTCCCTTGACAATATTCTTTTGGATCTTTACAAG AGATGTGGGAGATTGGATGACCAAATAGCATTGTTGAAGCACAAGCTATATTTGATTCAACAAGGGCTTGCTTTCAATGGCAAACGCACAAAGACTGCCAGGTCTCAAGGAAAGAAATTTCAGGTCTCTGTTGAACAAGAAGCAACTCGGTTACTG GGGAACTTGGGATGGGCACTGATGCAGCAAAATAACTACGTCGAAGCAGAAGATGCTTATCGGCGGGCACTTTCTATTGCAACTGACAACAATAAGATGTGCAATCTTGGTATATGCTTAATGAAGCAGGGGAGGATTGCAGAGGCTAAAGAGACATTGCGCCTAGTGAAACCAGCTGTTGCAGATGGCCCAAGAGGTGTAGATTCCCATCTCAAAGCCTATGAAAGGGCACAGCAGATGCTTAAGGATCTTGAATCCGAGATGATGAACAAGGGAGGAGACCGGGTTGAACAGAGTAGGCTCTTTGATGCGTTTCTTGGTTCATCATCCATTTGGCAGCCTCAGCCTTGCAAGGATCATAGCAACTTATCAACAACAAATGCAAGCAAATTGCATGATGATTTTGCCGATGAGAACATAGATTCAAATATAGTAGCATACCAGACGGTGCTTTCACAGCAAAAAAGTATCAAACAGTTTGCTACTTTTGGGAATTCACTGAATGTGGATGCACCCCCATTCTATTCCTGGAAAATGGCAAAAGAGCCAACTGGGAATCAACTCCATGAGACCCTTAAGAGAACAAGGTCAGGAAATTCTGCAAATTCGAGCAGAGGGAATGAAATGGGAGTGCTCAATAAGCCACCAGTGGAGCCTGACAACTCAGAAAACAAGTCAAGAAGGCTATCTGATGAAACAGAGGGGCTATCTGATGAAACAGAGGGGAGATTGTCTGAGCTGTTACCAGGCAATGAAGACTTCGAGGAGGCTATTCTTGCAGCAGTTTTGGGACCAACAAATGAAGCAGGGAAGCCAGTTGAAACTGGTATCACCAGTATCTTTCAAGCGACAACCGAAAAGAGGCTCGAGGTTTTCCGGGACATAACACTGTCTCTCAGCCCAAGAGCCTAG
- the LOC110609046 gene encoding uncharacterized protein LOC110609046: MGGERFGKGNLQRALAMKEDYEVEEKKQAAADVLFQHSKFVMACIGNQVRPCDLRLHLMKEISGLPTSLKRELPQTAASPDAMGESSSSGMARLDKADSFRAL, encoded by the exons ATGGGTGGGGAGAGGTTCGGTAAAGGAAATCTTCAACGAGCTCTGGCCATGAAAGAAGACTACGAG GTTGAAGAGAAAAAACAAGCTGCTGCAGATGTGTTATttcaacattcaaaatttgTGATGGCATGTATTGGCAATCAAGTTCGACCTTGTGACTTGAGGTTGCATTTAATGAAG GAGATTTCAGGACTGCCAACTTCTCTGAAGAGGGAATTGCCCCAGACAGCAGCTTCTCCTGATGCAATGGGTGAATCATCAAGCTCGGGCATGGCCAGACTTGATAAAGCAGACAGTTTTCGAGCGCTGTAA
- the LOC110609043 gene encoding histidine kinase 1 isoform X2, whose product MAGKADNSYATSPEGSPTMKAPMACPLLRKVFDKFLGFSSWRRNRPASGRRIFRRDVEQDDFQYASTHCLSSYYSVFVVRLAIMVMLAILIGLLTILTWHFTRSYTKRSLDTLAFGLRYELLQRPILRMWNILNSTSEITTAQVKLSEYVIKRYSNPATQAEQVELYEVMKDVTWAMFASRKALNAITITYKNGFVQAFHRDHRSNNTFYIYSNLVNYSISGNEPSDVNNLSSHKKWNEQAIHGNVSAIWYREPLDPVTGEKKGKASRIPPDDLINIAGFSEVQDGVASWHVAVSKYTDSPLLSAALPVRDASNESIVAVVGVTTALYSVGQLMRELVEVHSGHIYLTSQEGYLLATSTNAPLLRNSTTGPNLMMAVDSEDKIIKMGAQWLERVYGNKFPPGHIVHENAKLGHQQYYIDSFFLNLKRLPIVGVIIIPRRYIMGKVDERAFKTLVILISASVCILVIGCVCILILTNGVSKEMKLRAELISHLDARRRAEASNNYKSQFLANMSHELRTPMAAVIGLLDILISDDCLTNEQYATVTQIRKCSTALLRLLNNILDLSKVESGKLVLEDAEFDLGRELEGLIDMFSVQCINHNVEAVLDLSAGHIILRGWCENTFNGATKFPLDQKKARCTLKTKLRQQGNHIKKATKKENKVILWFEVDDTGCGIDPSKWETVFESFEQADPSTTRLHGGTGLGLCIVRTLVHKMGGEIKVVKKNGPGTLMRFYLLLNTTGDGAEHHCQVDFARHNVVILLALYGSMGRGIMSQWLHKIGLPSLGVSEWNELTQVLQELFYSRRHNNAFEARCSLNEPLKAVLNMQDVRDPLFVIVVDIGLLDLSTDIWMEQLNFLDMFSGKATFAWMLNHDTSNAIKMELRRKGHILMVNKPLYKAKMIQILETVIKEQQKKCLNAVRAITRDDMHECLEIDSTQFDNASSEDSDMPEMGNSNVLNALLHGDKQKERGRIKVSSQYETFKESLAELSDVHLEENNLRMEDACQIKPNLPDTKEETAILMKNEQTSFSTVSRSEIAKEREEHTENNCPKGNANSYSSKTVTERKALEGLRILLAEDTPVLQRVATIMLEKMGATVIAVGDGLQAVDALNCLPDTKERGRESPMQDGTKGSQIETRYSLPYDLILMDCQMPKMDGYEATKAIRKSEAGTGFHIPIVALTAHAMSSDEAKCLEVGMDAYLTKPIDYKLMVSTILSLAKRTT is encoded by the exons ATGGCAGGGAAAGCAGATAACAGCTATGCTACTAGTCCTGAAGGTTCTCCAACAATGAAGGCACCAATGGCTTGTCCTCTTTTGAGAAAGGTGTTTGATAAATTTCTGGGTTTCAGTTCCTGGAGAAGGAATAGGCCTGCAAGTGGTAGAAGAATTTTCCGTAGAGATGTCGAACAAGATGATTTCCAGTATGCAAGTACTCATTGTCTCTCATCATACTACAGTGTTTTCGTGGTTCGTCTAGCAATCATG GTCATGCTAGCCATTTTGATTGGGCTCCTTACCATTCTAACATGGCATTTCACAAGGAGTTATACAAAAAGGTCCCTAGACACCTTAGCTTTTGGCCTTCGTTATGAACTTCTACAACGCCCCATATTACGAATGTGGAACATTTTGAATTCTACTTCTGAGATAACTACAGCTCAGGTTAAGCTCTCAGAGTATGTAATCAAACGGTATAGCAATCCAGCTACTCAGGCAGAACAAGTTGAG CTATACGAAGTGATGAAGGATGTAACATGGGCAATGTTTGCCAGTCGCAAAGCTCTCAATGCCATAACTATAACTTACAAAAACGGCTTTGTCCAGGCTTTCCACAGAGATCATCGCAGTAACAATACATTCTATATCTACTCTAATCTTGTGAATTATTCTATCAGTGGCAATGAGCCTTCTGATGTTAATAACTTGTCCTCACATAAAAAGTGGAATGAACAAGCCATTCATGGTAACGTTTCAGCAATTTGGTACCGTGAACCACTTGATCCAGTAACAggtgaaaagaaaggaaaagcaagccgaattccaccggatgatCTTATCAACATTGCAGGCTTTTCAGAAGTACAAGATGGTGTAGCTTCCTGGCATGTGGCAGTAAGCAAGTATACAGATTCACCATTGCTTTCAGCAGCATTGCCTGTAAGAGATGCTTCCAATGAGAGCATAGTGGCTGTTGTAGGGGTTACCACTGCGCTCTACAGTGTAGGCCAGCTGATGAGAGAACTTGTTGAAGTCCATAGTGGACACATCTATTTGACTTCTCAGGAGGGTTATTTACTGGCTACTTCCACAAATGCTCCTCTCTTAAGAAATTCAACAACAGGGCCGAATCTTATGATGGCTGTTGATTCTgaggataaaattataaaaatgggAGCTCAATGGTTAGAGAGAGTCTATGGGAACAAGTTTCCTCCAGGGCACATTGTGCATGAGAATGCAAAGCTCGGCCACCAACAATACTACATTGATTCATTTTTCCTAAATCTGAAAAGACTGCCTATA GTGGGGGTTATCATTATTCCAAGAAGATACATAATGGGGAAGGTAGATGAGAGAGCCTTCAAAACATTGGTTATACTGATTTCTGCATCTGTGTGCATATTAGTCATTGGATGTGTCTGCATATTAATTCTTACAAATGGAGTATCAAAGGAAATGAAGCTGAGAGCAGAGCTGATAAGCCATCTTGATGCAAGACGAAGAGCAGAGGCATCAAATAATTACAAAAGTCAATTTCTAGCAAACATGAG TCATGAATTGAGGACCCCTATGGCTGCAGTGATTGGGTTGCTGGATATTCTTATCTCTGATGATTGTCTGACAAATGAACAATATGCAACCGTTACTCAAATTAGGAAATGCTCAACAGCTCTACTTCGGCTTCTTAACAATATATTAGATTTGAGCAAG GTTGAGTCTGGAAAGCTAGTGTTGGAAGATGCTGAGTTTGACCTGGGACGAGAACTTGAAGGACTCATCGATATGTTCTCTGTGCAGTGCATTAACCACAATGTGGAGGCTGTTTTAGATCTTTCTG CGGGTCACATTATTCTTCGTGGTTGGTGTGAAAATACTTTCAATGGTGCAACAAAGTTTCCTcttgatcagaagaaagcacgGTGTACACTTAAGACAAAATTGAGGCAGCAAGGGAACCACATTAAGAAGGCTACtaagaaagaaaacaaagtgATTCTTTGGTTTGAAGTTGATGACACAGGCTGTG GAATTGACCCAAGCAAATGGGAAACAGTATTTGAAAGCTTTGAGCAAGCAGATCCCTCAACAACTAGATT GCATGGTGGCACTGGTCTTGGACTCTGCATTGTTCGAACCTTG GTTCACAAGATGGGTGGAGAAATAAAAGTGGTGAAGAAGAATGGACCAGGAACTCTAATGCGTTTTTACTTGCTTCTTAATACAACTGGAGATGGTGCAGAACACCATTGTCAAGTAGATTTTGCAAGGCATAATGTTGTG ATTCTGCTAGCACTATATGGCTCTATGGGTAGAGGTATTATGTCCCAATGGCTGCATAAAATTGGACTGCCCTCTTTAGGAGTGTCCGAGTGGAATGAGCTAACACAAGTTCTTCAGGAGCTCTTTTACTCAAGAAGACACAATAATGCCTTTGAGGCTCGGTGTTCTCTGAATGAACCATTAAAAGCAGTTCTCAACATGCAAGATGTTAGGGATCCTTTATTTGTCATAGTTGTAGATATAGGATTGCTTGACTTGAGCACTGATATATGGATGGAACAACTTAACTTCCTTGATATGTTCTCTGGGAAAGCCACATTTGCCTGGATGCTAAATCATGATACTTCTAATGCAATAAAGATGGAGCTCCGGAGGAAGGGGCATATATTGATGGTTAATAAACCTCTATACAAGGCAAAAATGATCCAGATTTTGGAAACTGTCATAAAGGAACAAcaaaagaaatgtttgaatgctGTGAGAGCTATAACAAGAGATGATATGCATGAATGTCTGGAGATTGATTCCACTCAGTTTGACAATGCAAGTTCTGAAGATTCTGATATGCCTGAAATGGGTAATTCTAATGTTCTAAATGCCTTGCTTCATGGAgataaacaaaaagaaagaggaCGGATTAAAGTTTCCTCACAGTATGAGACATTTAAGGAGAGTTTAGCTGAATTGTCTGATGTGCATCtagaagaaaataatttgaGGATGGAGGACGCGTGCCAAATCAAGCCCAACTTGCCTGACACCAAAGAGGAAACAGCTATATTGATGAAAAACGAACAAACATCGTTTTCAACAGTCTCTAGAAGTGAAATTGCAAAAGAAAGGGAGGAACATACAGAAAATAATTGTCCTAAAGGGAATGCTAATTCATACTCCAGCAAGACTGTGACGGAAAGGAAAGCACTGGAGGGACTAAGGATCCTTCTAGCAGAAGATACTCCAGTTCTGCAAAGAGTTGCAACTATCATGTTAGAAAAAATGGGAGCTACAGTTATTGCTGTCGGAGATGGACTGCAAGCAGTGGATGCTCTAAATTGTCTGCCTGATACAAAAGAGCGTGGCAGAGAATCTCCCATGCAAGATGGAACTAAAGGTTCACAAATTGAAACTCGATATTCCCTGCCATATGACTTGATCCTCATGGATTGTCAG ATGCCAAAAATGGATGGATATGAAGCAACAAAAGCGATTAGAAAGTCAGAAGCTGGAACAGGATTTCACATTCCCATTGTTGCATTGACAGCCCATGCAATGTCATCCGATGAAGCAAAGTGCTTGGAGGTGGGCATGGATGCTTATCTAACAAAGCCAATTGACTACAAGCTGATGGTTTCCACCATTCTATCACTCGCTAAACGAACAACCTAA
- the LOC110609043 gene encoding histidine kinase 1 isoform X1, with translation MAGKADNSYATSPEGSPTMKAPMACPLLRKVFDKFLGFSSWRRNRPASGRRIFRRDVEQDDFQYASTHCLSSYYSVFVVRLAIMVMLAILIGLLTILTWHFTRSYTKRSLDTLAFGLRYELLQRPILRMWNILNSTSEITTAQVKLSEYVIKRYSNPATQAEQVELYEVMKDVTWAMFASRKALNAITITYKNGFVQAFHRDHRSNNTFYIYSNLVNYSISGNEPSDVNNLSSHKKWNEQAIHGNVSAIWYREPLDPVTGEKKGKASRIPPDDLINIAGFSEVQDGVASWHVAVSKYTDSPLLSAALPVRDASNESIVAVVGVTTALYSVGQLMRELVEVHSGHIYLTSQEGYLLATSTNAPLLRNSTTGPNLMMAVDSEDKIIKMGAQWLERVYGNKFPPGHIVHENAKLGHQQYYIDSFFLNLKRLPIVGVIIIPRRYIMGKVDERAFKTLVILISASVCILVIGCVCILILTNGVSKEMKLRAELISHLDARRRAEASNNYKSQFLANMSHELRTPMAAVIGLLDILISDDCLTNEQYATVTQIRKCSTALLRLLNNILDLSKVESGKLVLEDAEFDLGRELEGLIDMFSVQCINHNVEAVLDLSDDMPKLVRGDSARVVQIFANLISNSIKFTTSGHIILRGWCENTFNGATKFPLDQKKARCTLKTKLRQQGNHIKKATKKENKVILWFEVDDTGCGIDPSKWETVFESFEQADPSTTRLHGGTGLGLCIVRTLVHKMGGEIKVVKKNGPGTLMRFYLLLNTTGDGAEHHCQVDFARHNVVILLALYGSMGRGIMSQWLHKIGLPSLGVSEWNELTQVLQELFYSRRHNNAFEARCSLNEPLKAVLNMQDVRDPLFVIVVDIGLLDLSTDIWMEQLNFLDMFSGKATFAWMLNHDTSNAIKMELRRKGHILMVNKPLYKAKMIQILETVIKEQQKKCLNAVRAITRDDMHECLEIDSTQFDNASSEDSDMPEMGNSNVLNALLHGDKQKERGRIKVSSQYETFKESLAELSDVHLEENNLRMEDACQIKPNLPDTKEETAILMKNEQTSFSTVSRSEIAKEREEHTENNCPKGNANSYSSKTVTERKALEGLRILLAEDTPVLQRVATIMLEKMGATVIAVGDGLQAVDALNCLPDTKERGRESPMQDGTKGSQIETRYSLPYDLILMDCQMPKMDGYEATKAIRKSEAGTGFHIPIVALTAHAMSSDEAKCLEVGMDAYLTKPIDYKLMVSTILSLAKRTT, from the exons ATGGCAGGGAAAGCAGATAACAGCTATGCTACTAGTCCTGAAGGTTCTCCAACAATGAAGGCACCAATGGCTTGTCCTCTTTTGAGAAAGGTGTTTGATAAATTTCTGGGTTTCAGTTCCTGGAGAAGGAATAGGCCTGCAAGTGGTAGAAGAATTTTCCGTAGAGATGTCGAACAAGATGATTTCCAGTATGCAAGTACTCATTGTCTCTCATCATACTACAGTGTTTTCGTGGTTCGTCTAGCAATCATG GTCATGCTAGCCATTTTGATTGGGCTCCTTACCATTCTAACATGGCATTTCACAAGGAGTTATACAAAAAGGTCCCTAGACACCTTAGCTTTTGGCCTTCGTTATGAACTTCTACAACGCCCCATATTACGAATGTGGAACATTTTGAATTCTACTTCTGAGATAACTACAGCTCAGGTTAAGCTCTCAGAGTATGTAATCAAACGGTATAGCAATCCAGCTACTCAGGCAGAACAAGTTGAG CTATACGAAGTGATGAAGGATGTAACATGGGCAATGTTTGCCAGTCGCAAAGCTCTCAATGCCATAACTATAACTTACAAAAACGGCTTTGTCCAGGCTTTCCACAGAGATCATCGCAGTAACAATACATTCTATATCTACTCTAATCTTGTGAATTATTCTATCAGTGGCAATGAGCCTTCTGATGTTAATAACTTGTCCTCACATAAAAAGTGGAATGAACAAGCCATTCATGGTAACGTTTCAGCAATTTGGTACCGTGAACCACTTGATCCAGTAACAggtgaaaagaaaggaaaagcaagccgaattccaccggatgatCTTATCAACATTGCAGGCTTTTCAGAAGTACAAGATGGTGTAGCTTCCTGGCATGTGGCAGTAAGCAAGTATACAGATTCACCATTGCTTTCAGCAGCATTGCCTGTAAGAGATGCTTCCAATGAGAGCATAGTGGCTGTTGTAGGGGTTACCACTGCGCTCTACAGTGTAGGCCAGCTGATGAGAGAACTTGTTGAAGTCCATAGTGGACACATCTATTTGACTTCTCAGGAGGGTTATTTACTGGCTACTTCCACAAATGCTCCTCTCTTAAGAAATTCAACAACAGGGCCGAATCTTATGATGGCTGTTGATTCTgaggataaaattataaaaatgggAGCTCAATGGTTAGAGAGAGTCTATGGGAACAAGTTTCCTCCAGGGCACATTGTGCATGAGAATGCAAAGCTCGGCCACCAACAATACTACATTGATTCATTTTTCCTAAATCTGAAAAGACTGCCTATA GTGGGGGTTATCATTATTCCAAGAAGATACATAATGGGGAAGGTAGATGAGAGAGCCTTCAAAACATTGGTTATACTGATTTCTGCATCTGTGTGCATATTAGTCATTGGATGTGTCTGCATATTAATTCTTACAAATGGAGTATCAAAGGAAATGAAGCTGAGAGCAGAGCTGATAAGCCATCTTGATGCAAGACGAAGAGCAGAGGCATCAAATAATTACAAAAGTCAATTTCTAGCAAACATGAG TCATGAATTGAGGACCCCTATGGCTGCAGTGATTGGGTTGCTGGATATTCTTATCTCTGATGATTGTCTGACAAATGAACAATATGCAACCGTTACTCAAATTAGGAAATGCTCAACAGCTCTACTTCGGCTTCTTAACAATATATTAGATTTGAGCAAG GTTGAGTCTGGAAAGCTAGTGTTGGAAGATGCTGAGTTTGACCTGGGACGAGAACTTGAAGGACTCATCGATATGTTCTCTGTGCAGTGCATTAACCACAATGTGGAGGCTGTTTTAGATCTTTCTG atgaTATGCCGAAATTAGTTCGAGGAGACTCCGCCAGAGTTGTGCAAATATTTGCAAATCTCATTAGCAATTCTATCAAGTTTACTACAT CGGGTCACATTATTCTTCGTGGTTGGTGTGAAAATACTTTCAATGGTGCAACAAAGTTTCCTcttgatcagaagaaagcacgGTGTACACTTAAGACAAAATTGAGGCAGCAAGGGAACCACATTAAGAAGGCTACtaagaaagaaaacaaagtgATTCTTTGGTTTGAAGTTGATGACACAGGCTGTG GAATTGACCCAAGCAAATGGGAAACAGTATTTGAAAGCTTTGAGCAAGCAGATCCCTCAACAACTAGATT GCATGGTGGCACTGGTCTTGGACTCTGCATTGTTCGAACCTTG GTTCACAAGATGGGTGGAGAAATAAAAGTGGTGAAGAAGAATGGACCAGGAACTCTAATGCGTTTTTACTTGCTTCTTAATACAACTGGAGATGGTGCAGAACACCATTGTCAAGTAGATTTTGCAAGGCATAATGTTGTG ATTCTGCTAGCACTATATGGCTCTATGGGTAGAGGTATTATGTCCCAATGGCTGCATAAAATTGGACTGCCCTCTTTAGGAGTGTCCGAGTGGAATGAGCTAACACAAGTTCTTCAGGAGCTCTTTTACTCAAGAAGACACAATAATGCCTTTGAGGCTCGGTGTTCTCTGAATGAACCATTAAAAGCAGTTCTCAACATGCAAGATGTTAGGGATCCTTTATTTGTCATAGTTGTAGATATAGGATTGCTTGACTTGAGCACTGATATATGGATGGAACAACTTAACTTCCTTGATATGTTCTCTGGGAAAGCCACATTTGCCTGGATGCTAAATCATGATACTTCTAATGCAATAAAGATGGAGCTCCGGAGGAAGGGGCATATATTGATGGTTAATAAACCTCTATACAAGGCAAAAATGATCCAGATTTTGGAAACTGTCATAAAGGAACAAcaaaagaaatgtttgaatgctGTGAGAGCTATAACAAGAGATGATATGCATGAATGTCTGGAGATTGATTCCACTCAGTTTGACAATGCAAGTTCTGAAGATTCTGATATGCCTGAAATGGGTAATTCTAATGTTCTAAATGCCTTGCTTCATGGAgataaacaaaaagaaagaggaCGGATTAAAGTTTCCTCACAGTATGAGACATTTAAGGAGAGTTTAGCTGAATTGTCTGATGTGCATCtagaagaaaataatttgaGGATGGAGGACGCGTGCCAAATCAAGCCCAACTTGCCTGACACCAAAGAGGAAACAGCTATATTGATGAAAAACGAACAAACATCGTTTTCAACAGTCTCTAGAAGTGAAATTGCAAAAGAAAGGGAGGAACATACAGAAAATAATTGTCCTAAAGGGAATGCTAATTCATACTCCAGCAAGACTGTGACGGAAAGGAAAGCACTGGAGGGACTAAGGATCCTTCTAGCAGAAGATACTCCAGTTCTGCAAAGAGTTGCAACTATCATGTTAGAAAAAATGGGAGCTACAGTTATTGCTGTCGGAGATGGACTGCAAGCAGTGGATGCTCTAAATTGTCTGCCTGATACAAAAGAGCGTGGCAGAGAATCTCCCATGCAAGATGGAACTAAAGGTTCACAAATTGAAACTCGATATTCCCTGCCATATGACTTGATCCTCATGGATTGTCAG ATGCCAAAAATGGATGGATATGAAGCAACAAAAGCGATTAGAAAGTCAGAAGCTGGAACAGGATTTCACATTCCCATTGTTGCATTGACAGCCCATGCAATGTCATCCGATGAAGCAAAGTGCTTGGAGGTGGGCATGGATGCTTATCTAACAAAGCCAATTGACTACAAGCTGATGGTTTCCACCATTCTATCACTCGCTAAACGAACAACCTAA